Proteins from a genomic interval of Nematostella vectensis chromosome 5, jaNemVect1.1, whole genome shotgun sequence:
- the LOC5504339 gene encoding mucin-12, with amino-acid sequence MLQGRAAGIMPNPLDTREIFFTNLLLLGFDPDAMEAKESIPFNRDMFVLPNKKGMEVVMRFLFAQLNAQMAYEEFRDCWPVKNKTQEQQFRKTCYNWLTRLSKEEPDSNLPRVVQSLFHSPGGDRFYTFLLLFSLYVLKKVILRDHSKNVVLPPFPTKNIHNQPFSQVISKAVETQTAVHRQRCLDHVQIALEVHHSWKTYALELTKENRHLKKKFRECEKKLSTAPASSQIAKSLAKTSYQQEVDAIKRTQKIQKVRGLWHSTESFYISHHPHREVISSILTGDANKYHLDSTQTQVRVPDLLLRECERELSTKKIENTYVSGKLNLKSLVQLCNLSLHLLKNKIRQDSVPSFEESSAKIKNEVHSHQTLLTKAEQLRSMLGTETISDLKDSVESLKAHLFEAEPGSHLAANYSFNVGLGLAPPTPPVSFRAADTPDKLSSFHQSLRRSPEAAGSTPEVVQTWTESLRGRQRLKEQRKQDISNHNQPAPDLNRRQAKRSNLPKPIPRTSSAKPKAPQNKKAGVVPKTVTRPAAKAATSSVQRPRTPVNEDPVVTPAARALSGKYKAKTEPRKKVTVQTPKQRMGERAWVAQAVADQIIGVMSVDRPESGGSSRNSSRASTPQAHAIEDPLAALDDTAFVSHDLIPRTPAPKEKYGETSLTHDQSSFLEHSDPTKDDEDMLSAFHEKHSVSNNRSAPREGGLLRTLLDQARSQRETEPTRDALTPIQVKSALFQESPSEEVTRPLTSWTGAHRPASSWTDAHRPATSWTDTQRPATSWTDAQRPAVTWNDSPLSQLSFASPDDKGYENHRALSPFSFQTPGKFRDSSPPGEASTSDGTTPRQDSPFTLYQSARSQGVSSLQQGSPFTSYRSTVSRGVSPLVSFTPLKSQTSDLRSEEPGSTPLGSNVNGLLSFTPHGQQEGSPHDPGTPTPPGPMPSRNTGATRLNASPLLAWSTLNTRQYEGVPRTDPSCTPHVASSSEAQDSLVSSMDTLRHSEMLNDNVTSSNISKTTTGASPSTRASQSPLISLSEPTIPIDDSLSDEVTDPELQASKRSPFGNLHIDAHEIKETYLNGRESGVEPACAGLNGVTEDTLPPKGSCNEDRQPAGGVTQSSLRSGVTQSPLPSEVTQSPLRSGYVSDLMDRLNRIKQAQRNTSFYATPRSQELDSSVPEARGLGVSPGASWNAIDSLRAQKVRQMEHAQTRQQVSPGSNTHLNSRREQDPNIATPASLRGDTETPARDHMTSQSGQSTPSSILSERFLLQSPFKDAEPETSGSPYQRVFTLDSPTVSTPDNPTPYLQDFANSPWSNAGLNYPGRVMTSERASTSARKALLSDDPYSWMFPASSPLMGTSGSPVTNDGTSRGQGGNTPTLHSTDPRGGLPPASPAIDTLIDFD; translated from the exons GAGGAGCCAGACTCAAACCTCCCCCGAGTCGTACAGTCTTTGTTTCATTCTCCTGGTGGTGATAGATTCTACACCTTCCTGCTGCTGTTTTCATTGTATGTCTTGAAGAAAGTTATTCTACGCGATCATA GTAAAAATGTGGTGTTGCCTCCATTTCCCACCAAAAACATCCACAACCAGCCCTTCAGCCAGGTCATATCCAAAGCTGTTGAAACACAGACTGCTGTTCACAGACAAAG GTGTCTAGACCATGTACAAATTGCCCTGGAAGTACATCATTCCTGGAAAACATATGCTCT GGAGTTGACCAAAGAGAATagacatctaaaaaaaaaatttcgtgAATGTGAAAAGAAGCTGTCTACAGCCCCCGCTAGCAGTCAAATAGCTAAAAG TCTTGCAAAGACAAGTTATCAGCAAGAGGTTGATGCAATAAAAAGAACACAGAAAATACAGAAA GTTAGAGGTCTTTGGCATTCAACTGAAAGTTTCTACATAAGTCATCATCCTCAT AGGGAAGTTATCAGTTCCATTTTGACTGGAGATGCTAATAAGTACCACCTGGACTCCACACAGACCCAAGTCAGG GTCCCAGATCTACTTCTTCGAGAATGTGAAAGGGAGCTATCcaca aaaaaaattgaaaacacCTATGTCAGTGGAAAACTGAATCTCAAAAG CCTTGTTCAGCTCTGCAACCTTTCTCTTCACTTGCTCAAGAACAAGATTAGGCAAG ATTCTGTACCAAGTTTTGAAGAGAGTTCAGCCAAGATTAAAAATGAAGTTCATTCTCATCAGACACTTCTCACCAAAGCAGAACAACTAAG GTCAATGCTGGGTACAGAGACCATCTCTGATCTCAAGGACTCAGTCGAATCTTTGAAAGCACACCTTTTCGAGGCAGAACCTGGGTCACATCTGGCTGCCAATTATTCGTTT AATGTTGGACTTGGCCTTGCTCCACCTACCCCTCCAGTGTCGTTCAGAGCAGCAGATACTCCAGACAAGCTGTCTTCCTTTCACCAGTCACTCCGCAGATCACCAGAGGCTGCCG GATCCACCCCTGAGGTTGTTCAAACCTGGACTGAGTCTCTACGAGGAAGGCAGCGCCTGAAAGAACAGAGGAAACAGGACATTTCAAATCACAACCA ACCAGCACCAGACCTCAACAGACGTCAGGCGAAGAGATCCAACCTTCCCAAACCAATACCCCGAACATCCTCGGCCAAGCCCAAGGCTCCCCAGAATAAGAAAGCAGGCGTTGTTCCTAAAACAG TAACTCGACCAGCAGCTAAAGCGGCGACTTCCTCTGTCCAGCGACCACGCACCCCTGTGAACGAGGACCCTGTGGTCACGCCCGCTGCAAGGGCGTTGTCTGGCAAATATAAGGCCAAGACTGAGCCCCGGAAGAAggtcactgtacagacacccAAGCAGAGGATGGGGGAGAGAGCGTGGGTCGCCCAGGCAGTCGCGGACCAG ATTATCGGCGTTATGTCTGTGGACCGCCCTGAGTCTGGCGGTTCGTCGCGTAACTCCTCAAGGGCGAGCACTCCGCAG GCTCACGCTATCGAGGATCCACTGGCTGCGTTAG ATGACACAGCATTTGTATCACATGATCTCATCCCTCGCACGCCGGCTCCTAAGGAGAAATATG GAGAGACCTCCCTCACACATGACCAGAGCAGTTTCCTTGAACACAGTGATCCAACGAAGGACGATGAGGACATGCTCTCTGCTTTTCACGAGAAACATTCTGTCAGCAACAACAGATCTGCGCCAAGGGAAGGAGGATTGCTTAGGACCTTACTAGACCAAGCGCGTAGCCAGAGGGAGACAGAACCTACAAGGGATGCACTGACGCCCATTCAAGTCAAGAGCGCACTTTTCCAGGAATCACCATCTGAAGAGGTGACAAGACCGCTCACTTCCTGGACTGGCGCGCATAGACCAGCTTCTTCCTGGACTGATGCGCATAGACCAGCTACTTCCTGGACTGATACACAAAGACCAGCTACTTCCTGGACTGATGCACAAAGACCAGCCGTTACCTGGAATGATTCTCCGTTATCTCAGCTGTCATTTGCGAGCCCAGATGACAAAGGCTATGAAAATCACAGAGCATTATCTCCATTCTCATTCCAAACTCCAGGAAAATTCCGTGATTCTTCACCACCAGGTGAAGCATCCACCTCGGATGGGACCACCCCACGGCAAGACTCGCCCTTCACTTTATATCAGAGTGCTCGATCCCAGGGTGTATCGTCTTTACAGCAAGGCTCGCCCTTCACCTCGTATCGAAGTACTGTGTCCCGTGGTGTATCCCCCTTGGTATCTTTTACACCTCTTAAAAGCCAGACATCTGATTTGCGAAGTGAAGAGCCTGGTAGTACGCCTTTGGGATCTAATGTCAATGGACTATTGTCCTTTACACCGCATGGTCAGCAAGAGGGCTCCCCCCATGACCCTGGTACCCCCACTCCTCCAGGGCCCATGCCATCTAGAAACACAGGGGCAACGCGTCTAAACGCATCTCCGCTTTTAGCTTGGAGTACACTGAATACAAGGCAGTACGAAGGGGTTCCTAGGACAGACCCAAGCTGTACTCCACACGTGGCGTCGTCTTCTGAGGCACAAGACAGTCTAGTAAGCTCCATGGACACCCTGCGACACTCAGAAATGCTCAACGACAATGTTACATCATCAAATATAAGTAAAACTACAACCGGTGCATCACCATCTACTCGTGCCAGCCAGAGCCCATTAATCAGCCTCTCAGAGCCAACAATCCCAATCGATGACAGCTTATCTGACGAGGTGACAGACCCTGAGCTACAAGCAAGCAAACGATCGCCATTCGGGAACCTGCACATTGACGCCCATGAAATCAAGGAGACATATCTCAATGGCCGGGAGAGTGGGGTAGAGCCCGCTTGTGCTGGTTTAAACGGCGTCACGGAAGACACACTTCCTCCTAAAGGATCATGCAACGAGGACAGACAACCGGCAGGAGGAGTTACCCAGTCATCATTGCGGTCAGGAGTTACCCAGTCGCCATTGCCGTCGGAAGTCACTCAGTCGCCATTACGGTCAGGTTACGTGTCAGACCTCATGGACAGACTGAACCGCATAAAGCAAGCACAGCGTAACACCTCGTTCTATGCAACGCCACGGTCACAGGAACTGGACTCAAGCGTGCCAGAGGCGAGAGGTCTGGGTGTGAGTCCTGGAGCTTCATGGAATGCCATAGACTCTTTGCGGGCTCAGAAAGTGCGGCAGATGGAGCATGCGCAAACACGCCAGCAG GTGAGTCCCGGGTCCAACACCCACTTGAACTCTCGGCGAGAGCAGGACCCCAATATTGCGACCCCTGCATCCCTTAGGGGTGACACGGAGACTCCCGCTAGGGACcacatgacgtcacaaagCGGCCAGTCAACTCCGTCATCAATACTTAGTGAGCGGTTCCTCCTTCAGTCACCCTTCAAAGACGCAGAACCCGAAACTTCAGGATCACCCTACCAGAGGGTCTTTACTCTTGATTCGCCGACCGTATCGACACCCGATAATCCCACCCCGTATTTACAAGACTTTGCCAACTCACCTTGGAGCAATGCAGGCTTAAACTACCCCGGACGTGTGATGACCAGCGAGCGAGCATCCACATCTGCTCGGAAAGCCCTGCTGAGTGATGACCCTTACTCGTGGATGTTCCCAGCATCGTCGCCCTTGATGGGTACCTCTGGGAGTCCTGTCACCAATGATGGTACCTCACGAG GACAAGGTGGCAACACGCCGACTCTGCATAGCACCGACCCTCGAGGTGGACTTCCCCCAGCTTCACCTGCCATCGACACGCTCATAGACTTCGACTGA
- the LOC116612021 gene encoding uncharacterized protein LOC116612021 — translation MLSVKLCIVLCVFVIVFEESRAVPQDTSLASSDKLSRKNAGAPCVGKDCEERRGIRAKWYRRCPKGALCSRTTRKEKSEHRRQNKKSFQSRENDEAPSKFAACKPDLMCKKKSDLPRRIAIRLGYRDAQDIPECPDAFWCKRRQKSQRRSFSCPPGLWCKRLAEDSTVCHEGFNCKRSVSAERLRAAGYSDSAKGCPPGLWCKRAVYAFKLNCPPGLWCKRESEDDQRPDRRENGIEQKSVKKGIEVDQRPDRQDSGVYQRLEGDENKPSSDCPPGLWCKRNNEVPRRSDKRVDRISDCPPGLWCKRGLTRNLAAVLGFKRSDSIANCPPGLWCKRSEKSLDVDCPLGYKCKRQISDDQGDLTAEYPGYETSRTMPECPRGLVCKRLHNNKNSNNQKKSASLPCPPGLWC, via the coding sequence atgCTGTCTGTCAAGCTATGTATAGTATTATGTGTCTTTGTAATCGTCTTTGAAGAGTCACGGGCAGTTCCTCAGGACACAAGCTTAGCATCAAGTGATAAACTCTCTCGGAAAAACGCAGGCGCGCCCTGTGTTGGGAAGGATTGCGAGGAGAGACGAGGAATAAGGGCTAAGTGGTATAGACGGTGTCCTAAAGGGGCGTTGTGTTCGAGAACAAcgagaaaagaaaagtcaGAGCATCGTCGCCAAAACAAGAAGAGTTTTCAATCCAGAGAAAACGATGAAGCGCCATCCAAATTCGCTGCGTGTAAGCCTGACCTTATGTGCAAGAAAAAAAGTGATTTGCCTAGACGTATAGCAATTCGTTTAGGATACAGGGATGCACAAGACATCCCCGAGTGCCCTGACGCCTTCTGGTGCAAGAGAAGGCAGAAAAGCCAGCGCCGTAGCTTCTCTTGTCCGCCAGGGCTCTGGTGCAAGAGGTTAGCGGAGGATAGTACGGTCTGTCACGAAGGTTTTAATTGCAAGCGAAGTGTTTCTGCCGAGCGTCTGCGAGCGGCCGGATATTCTGACAGTGCTAAGGGATGTCCACCAGGACTGTGGTGTAAGCGAGCCGTTTATGCCTTTAAGTTGAACTGCCCTCCAGGTCTTTGGTGCAAACGAGAGAGTGAAGACGACCAAAGACCGGATAGACGGGAAAACGGAATTGAGCAAAAATCGgttaaaaaaggtattgaAGTTGATCAAAGACCAGACAGACAAGACAGCGGAGTTTACCAAAGACTGGAAGGCGACGAGAATAAACCAAGCTCGGACTGCCCTCCAGGACTTTGGTGCAAACGGAATAACGAAGTTCCACGTAGATCAGATAAACGTGTCGACCGAATCTCGGACTGCCCCCCGGGTTTATGGTGCAAGCGTGGTCTTACGCGCAACCTTGCCGCAGTGCTGGGCTTTAAACGCTCAGATTCGATCGCGAATTGCCCGCCCGGGCTTTGGTGCAAAAGAAGCGAGAAATCTCTTGACGTGGATTGTCCGCTCGGGTATAAGTGCAAGAGGCAGATATCCGATGACCAGGGAGATTTGACTGCCGAATACCCGGGCTATGAGACGTCTAGAACGATGCCGGAGTGTCCGAGAGGACTCGTGTGCAAACGACTtcataacaacaaaaattcAAACAACCAGAAGAAGTCCGCTAGCCTCCCTTGCCCACCGGGCCTCTGGTGCTAG